A window of the Polaribacter batillariae genome harbors these coding sequences:
- the rlmD gene encoding 23S rRNA (uracil(1939)-C(5))-methyltransferase RlmD yields MPRRERNKFVKKNQVLELKIEDYAFGGKGIARIHSEEGSFVIFVPNTLPGQLVKVQISKSNKKYAEAKLIDVLEPSEDEVEVPFQDIPGAPYIQLPIELQHTYKKESTLSLFKRIGKVENIEDLFDEFVTSPNVFHYRNKMEYGFSAIGYDRINKTDKDEFTLGFKRRGVWWMGDNLEKDSGLFDKQLEDNLKNIRNYCLETGLSPWHGPKKEGFFRYFVVRKSFKTNELLCNLVTTSSELDKFDLQEFANFLKSILGERLAGLLHTINNETGDRTIATSGSLELVYGKDKIVEELLGLNFEISMKSFFQTNPKCAEKLYNKVVEYVLEDKTKVNNTVVMDLFCGTGTIGQIVASKSNNTKIVGVDIVASAIADAKKNAKRNNIEGLKFFAADVGKFLIAHPEYQNKIKTIILDPARAGIAPKTLQKIINLNADRMVYVSCNPATQARDTELLREAGYNMKKISLVDQFPHTSHIETVVLFEKVN; encoded by the coding sequence ATGCCACGTAGAGAACGCAACAAATTTGTAAAAAAAAATCAAGTTTTAGAGTTAAAAATTGAAGATTATGCTTTTGGAGGAAAAGGAATTGCCAGAATTCATTCCGAAGAAGGAAGTTTTGTAATATTTGTTCCGAATACGTTGCCTGGACAATTGGTAAAAGTGCAAATTAGCAAATCCAATAAAAAATATGCAGAAGCAAAATTAATTGATGTTTTAGAACCATCAGAAGACGAAGTGGAAGTTCCTTTTCAAGACATTCCTGGAGCGCCTTACATTCAATTACCTATTGAACTGCAACATACATACAAAAAAGAAAGTACTTTATCTTTATTCAAAAGAATTGGAAAAGTAGAAAATATTGAGGATTTATTCGACGAATTTGTAACCTCACCCAATGTGTTTCATTACAGAAATAAAATGGAATATGGTTTTTCTGCCATTGGTTATGATAGAATCAACAAAACCGATAAAGACGAATTTACGCTTGGTTTTAAACGACGTGGAGTTTGGTGGATGGGCGATAATTTAGAAAAAGACTCGGGTTTGTTTGATAAACAACTGGAAGATAATTTAAAAAACATCCGAAACTATTGTTTAGAAACAGGGTTATCACCTTGGCATGGGCCTAAAAAAGAAGGTTTTTTTAGATATTTTGTGGTGCGTAAATCTTTTAAAACAAACGAACTATTATGTAATTTGGTAACTACTTCTAGTGAATTAGATAAATTCGATTTGCAAGAATTCGCAAATTTTCTAAAAAGCATTTTGGGTGAGCGTTTGGCAGGTCTTTTACACACCATTAACAACGAAACTGGCGATAGAACCATTGCAACTTCTGGAAGTTTAGAACTGGTTTACGGAAAAGATAAAATTGTAGAAGAATTATTAGGTTTAAATTTTGAAATTAGCATGAAAAGCTTCTTTCAAACCAATCCAAAATGTGCAGAAAAACTGTACAATAAAGTTGTAGAATATGTTTTAGAAGACAAAACAAAAGTAAACAATACTGTAGTTATGGACTTGTTTTGTGGAACAGGAACTATTGGGCAAATTGTAGCTTCTAAAAGTAACAATACAAAAATAGTTGGTGTAGATATTGTAGCATCTGCCATTGCAGATGCAAAAAAGAACGCTAAAAGAAACAATATCGAAGGTTTAAAATTCTTTGCAGCAGATGTTGGAAAGTTTTTAATTGCACATCCAGAATATCAAAATAAAATAAAAACCATCATTTTAGATCCTGCAAGAGCAGGAATTGCCCCTAAAACTTTGCAGAAAATCATCAACTTAAATGCAGATAGAATGGTGTATGTTTCTTGTAATCCTGCAACACAGGCAAGAGATACAGAGTTGTTAAGAGAAGCTGGTTACAACATGAAAAAAATAAGTTTGGTAGATCAATTTCCACACACGAGTCATATAGAAACTGTTGTACTTTTTGAAAAAGTGAATTAG
- a CDS encoding DUF6452 family protein, with protein sequence MKKTFLFLLLIFAFISACEKDDFCLQNPVTPRLVITFFDDTNRETPKRVQRFSLIAESRVDSLFTGISTFDSIAIPLNPNALETKYTLKKNTVNGAKVDNEFATFTITYETEQEYVSRSCGYRVIFKNVTFSTEPNTWITDFTPTTLTTIDNQNSAHVQIFH encoded by the coding sequence ATGAAAAAAACATTTTTGTTTCTATTGTTAATTTTCGCCTTTATTTCCGCTTGCGAAAAAGACGATTTCTGTTTACAAAATCCTGTTACACCACGTTTGGTAATTACTTTTTTTGATGACACCAATAGAGAAACTCCTAAAAGAGTACAACGTTTTTCTTTAATTGCAGAAAGCAGGGTTGATAGTTTGTTTACAGGTATATCTACGTTCGACAGCATTGCGATTCCTCTAAACCCAAATGCGTTAGAAACCAAATATACACTTAAAAAAAACACCGTAAATGGTGCTAAGGTAGATAACGAATTTGCAACTTTTACAATTACTTACGAGACTGAACAAGAGTATGTTTCTCGTTCTTGTGGCTATCGAGTTATTTTTAAAAATGTAACATTTTCTACAGAACCCAATACTTGGATTACCGATTTTACACCTACAACATTAACAACTATAGACAATCAAAATTCCGCTCATGTACAAATATTTCATTAG
- a CDS encoding 4a-hydroxytetrahydrobiopterin dehydratase has product MKNIKLSDSAIEKKLENLPDWDFYDDALHTDFEFDNFKDCMSAMNRIAFECEALNHHPEWTNVYNTLDITLTTHDVDGVTELDFKLAEAINKIVEVEA; this is encoded by the coding sequence ATGAAAAACATAAAACTATCAGATTCTGCAATAGAAAAAAAATTAGAAAACTTACCAGATTGGGATTTTTATGATGATGCACTTCATACAGATTTCGAGTTCGATAATTTTAAAGATTGTATGTCTGCAATGAACAGAATTGCCTTTGAATGCGAAGCTCTAAATCATCATCCAGAATGGACAAATGTGTATAATACCTTAGATATTACATTAACTACTCACGATGTAGATGGTGTTACAGAACTAGATTTTAAATTGGCAGAAGCCATTAATAAAATTGTAGAAGTTGAAGCGTAA